CGCGCCCTGGGTCGACTCCCTCGACGGCGGTCTCGACCGGGTCCGTGCCGTGGTCGTCGACGACGTGCTGGGCCTCGGCACCGAGCTCGAGGCGGCGATGTCGCGCCACGTCGACGGCTACTTCGACGAGTGGAAGGCGACCCTCGACGACCCCGACAAGCTGCGCCGGTTCGTGTCGTTCGTCAACGCGCCCGACGTGCCCGACCCGCACATCACCTTCCGCGAGGAGCGCGGCCAGTCCGTGCCCGGCGACGCCACCGGTCCCGTCTCGCTCGGCTCGACGATCCCGGTGGGTGCGCCGTGACGACCGACCAGACGACCGACCAGACGACCGACCAGCAGGCCACGACGGACGTCACCGTCTGCCGTCTCGACGACATCACGCCGGAGAGCGCGGTGCTGGCCCTGGTCGGCGGCGACGCGGTCGCGGTGTTCCGCACCCACGACGACGGGGTCTACGCGCTGTCCGGCTACGACCCCGTCGGTGGAGCCTGCGTGCTCGCGCGTGGGATCGTGGGCACGCGCGGCGGCGTCCCGTACGTCGCCTCGCCCCTGCACAAGCAGGGCTACGACCTGCGCACCGGACGGTGCCTCGACGACCCGGAGGTGAGCGTGGCGACGTACGACGTGAGCGTGCGTGACGGGGTCGTCCTGGTCGCACCGGGAGCGCGGTCCTCGTGACGACCCTGCCCCTCACCGGCTATCGGATCGGCGTGACCGCCGCCCGCAAGGTGGAGGAGCAGATCGTCCTGCTCGAGCGCCGGGGCGCGCAGTGCGTGTGGGCGCCAGCCCTGTCGACCAACCCCAACCACGTCGACGACGAGTCGCTGCGCGCGGCGACCGCCGACGTGCTGAGCGTGCCGGTCGACCTGTTCCTGGCCACGACCGGCGTCGGGATGAAGGCGTGGTTCGCGGCGGCCGAGGCCGACGGCACCCTCGACGCGCTGCTCGAACACCTGGGCCGGGCCGAGATCCTGGCGCGCGGGCCCAAGAGCGTCGGGGCCCTGCGGCGCCGGGGGCTGCGCGAGCTGTGGTCACCGGAGTCGGAGGAGTTCGACGACGTCCTCGAGCACCTGCGCGGCCGCGACCTGTCGGGCAAGCGGATCGTGGTGCAGGAGCACGGCCAGTCGCTGTCGATGGTCGCGCACGCCCTGCGACGGCGGGGGGCCGACGTCCTGACCGTGACCGTCTATCGCGTCGAGCGCGCCGAGGACCCCGGGCCGATGTTCCACCTGGTCGACGAGATCGCCGAGCGCACGGTGCACGCCGTCACCTTCACGTCCGCGCCGGCCGTGGCCGCCCTGATGGAGGCCGCTGCCTCCACCGGGCGGCGCGAGGACGTGGTCGGGGCGTTCCAGGCCGACGTGCTGGCCTCGTGCGTCGGGCCGGTCACCGCGGCGGCCTTCGAGATGTGGGGCGTGCCGTCGGTCTACCCCGACCGGTCGCGCCTGGCCGCCATGGTCAAGCAGCTCGAGGTCGAGCTGCCCTCGCGCGCCGAGGGCCTCACCCTCGTGGTCGGTGGCCGCACGGTCCTGCTGCACGGCGAGGTGCTCCTCGTCGACGGGGTCGAGGTCAAGCTGTCGCCCGCGCCGCTGGCCGTCCTGCACGCGCTGGTCGTCAACCCGGGCCACGTCGTCGCGCGTCGCGACCTGCTCGCGGCACTGCCCTCGGGCACCGCCGGGAGCGAGCACGCGGTCGAGATGGCGGTCGCCCGTTTGCGTGCTGCGGTCGGGACGCGGATGATCCAGACCGTGGTGAAACGTGGATACCGGTTGGCCGTGACTCCGTGACCAGCCCCGAGAGCGGCCCGACGGCGCTGGTGACCGTCGCGCACGGCACCCGCAACCTCGCCGGCAACGAGATCGCGCGCCTGGTCGCGGCGGCCGCCGCCGTCCGACTCGGCTGGCCGGCCCGGGCGTCG
The Nocardioides plantarum genome window above contains:
- the nirD gene encoding nitrite reductase small subunit NirD, whose product is MTTDQTTDQTTDQQATTDVTVCRLDDITPESAVLALVGGDAVAVFRTHDDGVYALSGYDPVGGACVLARGIVGTRGGVPYVASPLHKQGYDLRTGRCLDDPEVSVATYDVSVRDGVVLVAPGARSS
- a CDS encoding uroporphyrinogen-III synthase gives rise to the protein MTTLPLTGYRIGVTAARKVEEQIVLLERRGAQCVWAPALSTNPNHVDDESLRAATADVLSVPVDLFLATTGVGMKAWFAAAEADGTLDALLEHLGRAEILARGPKSVGALRRRGLRELWSPESEEFDDVLEHLRGRDLSGKRIVVQEHGQSLSMVAHALRRRGADVLTVTVYRVERAEDPGPMFHLVDEIAERTVHAVTFTSAPAVAALMEAAASTGRREDVVGAFQADVLASCVGPVTAAAFEMWGVPSVYPDRSRLAAMVKQLEVELPSRAEGLTLVVGGRTVLLHGEVLLVDGVEVKLSPAPLAVLHALVVNPGHVVARRDLLAALPSGTAGSEHAVEMAVARLRAAVGTRMIQTVVKRGYRLAVTP